One window from the genome of Aricia agestis chromosome 6, ilAriAges1.1, whole genome shotgun sequence encodes:
- the LOC121727903 gene encoding maternal protein exuperantia-1 — protein sequence MEMVSETKVNGNEVDTPAEVVVEKPVGLPPGKYTLVGWDMDTTGRRLIDEICQIAAYTPKEVYSQYIMPYRDLNPGAQRRHNVRVVTIGRYRMLKDNVTHKILKTKSEISALTDFLDWLEKEKGDGKVILIYHEPKRLCPTMLLEALTRYKLLERFSSIVAGFADSYALAADKCKSTVKSISLRVLARVLLDADTLSVESALDRATAAYRIVEHLAQGEQQEVGAGGEGAPASIHMVETARVWAHPVETELAALDEFKKLLERQNTFRPVFHPLLRLRLALPERKRVTHLRRLLADAGLLYDQVHAAWQEQQVEGLEKQLKSMSVTATDEDIKELIEIFDCHFDPAKEPKGLKLAKRPYRKNTTSTGETGEGEGSSSNSQKSSSQSSPTKVKNEVAEADPSQATDTVTTN from the exons ATGGAAATGGTGTCTGAGACGAAAGTGAATGGGAATGAGGTGGATACACCTGCGGAGGTGGTGGTTGAGAAGCCAGTCGGTCTACCACCCGGCAAATACACTCTAGTGGGATGGGACATGGATACCACCGGACGCAGACTTATTGATGAA ATATGTCAAATTGCTGCATACACTCCTAAGGAGGTTTACTCACAGTATATTATGCCTTATCGTGATTTAAACCCCGGTGCCCAAAGACGTCACAATGTACGTGTGGTTACGATTGGACGCTACCGCATGCTCAaggacaatgttactcataAG ATTCTCAAAACAAAGTCTGAAATATCTGCACTGACTGACTTCCTTGACTGGTTGGAAAAAGAAAAGGGTGATGGCAAAGTGATTCTAATTTATCACGAGCCAAAAAGATTGTGTCCCACCATGCTACTCGAAGCCCTCACACG ttacAAGTTGTTGGAACGCTTTTCGTCAATAGTAGCTGGGTTTGCTGACAGCTATGCCCTTGCTGCCGATAAGTGCAAGTCCACAGTGAAGTCTATTTCCCTGCGAGTTTTGGCTCGCGTGTTATTAGATGCTGACACATTGTCAGTTGAGAGCGCTTTAGATCGTGCCACAGCTGCCTACCGCATTGTTGAACATCTTGCTCaag GCGAACAACAGGAGGTAGGCGCTGGAGGTGAGGGTGCTCCGGCAAGTATACACATGGTGGAGACGGCCCGCGTGTGGGCTCATCCTGTAGAGACCGAACTGGCGGCTCTTGATGAATTCAAAAAGTTACTAGAGAG ACAGAACACTTTCCGGCCGGTGTTCCACCCGCTGCTGCGGCTGCGGCTGGCGCTGCCGGAGCGCAAGCGCGTGACGCACTTACGCCGCCTGCTCGCCGACGCCGGCCTGCTCTACGACCAGGTTCACGCCGCCTGGCAGGAGCAACAGGTCGAAG GTTTGGAGAAGCAGCTGAAGTCCATGTCTGTTACTGCAACTGATGAAGACATAAAAGAACTGATTGAAATATTTGACTGTCACTTTGATCCTGCCAAAGAGCCCAAGGGACTCAAGCTTGCTAAGAGACCTTATAGAAAA AACACCACCTCGACTGGGGAAACCGGTGAAGGGGAAGGGAGTTCCAGCAATTCTCAGAAGTCCTCTTCCCAGAGTTCTCCAACTAAAGTTAAGAatg AGGTAGCCGAGGCAGATCCTAGTCAAGCAACAGATACGGTAACCACCAATTAA